The Eubacteriaceae bacterium Marseille-Q4139 genome has a window encoding:
- a CDS encoding FAD-dependent oxidoreductase, protein MKVLIIGGVAAGTKAAAKLKRMDRSLDVTIVTMGKDISYAGCGLPYYVGNVIPDKSQLIVNTPASFSALTGAKVLTEREIVKLDVNGKKAEAKNLRTGNTEEYDYDVCLIATGASPIVPRLEGITLPGVFTMRTPQDAIEIREYLESNAPKKAVVVGGGFIGLEAAENLLAQGLSVTVIDMADQIMPGFDPEMADYAKRHLIKKGIKVLTGTKMESITGTVKAEGVKTDKGELKADIVVMSLGIRPNTAFLKDTGLEFMPNGTIPVDGKLRTNLENIYAAGDCACVVNRQTGKRAWSPMGSSANMEGRTFARALCGEDVSYEGVLGTAVVKLPDLNGGRTGLSELSAKEEGYDVVSNLCIVDDKAHYYPGASTFIIKTVADKASRKLLGLQVLGSGAVDKVTDVAVTAITMDATVDQLMNLDMAYAPPFSTAIHPFVTAVSILTNKMDGILESFSPAEFAAGAADGYKVIDTSPVPAIPDAPYVDVNQVNGPVDGLDKDEKILIICAKGKRSYLLQNRLKFYGYTNTKVLEGGLTFNIYKKAAAGKVTVSAEEITRLKALGCLHNKGTDNFNVRVITRNGNITAAENQAIAAAAEKYGSGRIAMTTRLTMEIIGVPYGNIDALREDLADAGLETGGTGSKVRPVVACKGTTCQYGLLDSYALSDKIHEIFYHGYAGVKLPHKFKIAVGGCPNNCVKPNLNDLGIVGQRIPQFNSDLCHGCKVCQVEASCPMKASAVKDGKLVIDGENCNNCGRCVGKCPFHALDEGTYGYKIYIGGRWGKRVAHGHALSPVFSTEEEVLSIIEKAILLFREQGETGERFADTIERLGFENVEKQLLSDDILKRRDEIIGAQLHLVGGATC, encoded by the coding sequence ATGAAAGTATTGATTATCGGGGGCGTTGCTGCCGGTACCAAGGCAGCCGCCAAGCTTAAGAGAATGGACCGTTCTCTTGACGTAACCATCGTAACCATGGGAAAAGACATTTCCTATGCCGGATGCGGGCTTCCGTACTATGTGGGGAATGTGATTCCTGACAAGTCCCAGCTCATCGTAAATACTCCGGCTTCCTTCTCCGCCCTGACCGGCGCAAAGGTTTTAACTGAGCGCGAGATCGTAAAGCTTGATGTAAACGGAAAAAAGGCCGAGGCTAAGAACCTGCGGACAGGAAATACCGAAGAGTATGATTATGATGTCTGTCTCATCGCCACGGGCGCATCTCCCATTGTCCCGCGGTTAGAGGGCATCACTCTTCCCGGCGTCTTCACCATGCGTACTCCCCAGGATGCCATCGAAATCCGGGAATATTTAGAGTCCAACGCCCCGAAGAAGGCCGTGGTTGTCGGCGGCGGCTTCATCGGCCTTGAGGCAGCCGAAAACCTGCTTGCCCAGGGTCTCTCCGTCACAGTCATTGATATGGCCGATCAGATCATGCCCGGCTTCGACCCGGAGATGGCCGACTATGCAAAGCGCCATCTGATTAAGAAGGGCATCAAGGTTTTAACCGGCACGAAGATGGAGTCCATCACGGGCACCGTAAAGGCCGAGGGCGTCAAGACCGACAAGGGAGAATTAAAGGCTGACATCGTCGTCATGTCCCTTGGAATCCGTCCCAACACCGCCTTCTTAAAGGACACGGGCCTGGAGTTCATGCCCAACGGCACGATTCCGGTGGACGGAAAGCTCCGTACCAACTTAGAAAACATTTATGCAGCCGGCGACTGCGCCTGCGTCGTAAACCGTCAGACCGGAAAGCGGGCATGGTCCCCGATGGGTTCCTCTGCCAACATGGAGGGCCGCACCTTTGCAAGGGCGCTCTGCGGCGAGGATGTCTCCTATGAGGGCGTTCTCGGAACGGCTGTCGTAAAGCTTCCCGACTTAAACGGCGGTCGCACCGGCCTCTCCGAGCTTTCCGCAAAGGAAGAGGGCTACGATGTGGTGTCCAACCTCTGTATCGTTGACGACAAGGCACACTACTATCCGGGCGCTTCCACCTTTATTATTAAAACCGTAGCTGACAAAGCTTCCAGAAAGCTCCTTGGTCTCCAGGTGCTCGGCTCCGGCGCCGTCGACAAAGTGACCGACGTGGCCGTGACCGCCATCACCATGGACGCCACCGTTGATCAGCTCATGAACCTTGACATGGCTTACGCGCCGCCGTTCTCCACGGCAATCCATCCGTTTGTGACGGCTGTGAGCATCCTGACAAACAAGATGGACGGCATCCTGGAGAGCTTTTCACCGGCTGAATTTGCCGCAGGCGCCGCTGACGGCTACAAGGTTATTGATACGTCTCCTGTTCCGGCCATCCCGGATGCGCCGTATGTGGATGTCAATCAGGTGAACGGGCCTGTGGACGGCCTTGATAAGGATGAAAAGATCCTGATTATCTGTGCAAAGGGCAAGAGAAGCTACCTGCTCCAGAACCGCCTGAAATTCTACGGCTACACCAACACGAAGGTTCTCGAAGGCGGACTGACCTTCAATATTTATAAGAAGGCAGCAGCCGGAAAAGTGACCGTAAGCGCCGAGGAAATCACCCGCTTAAAGGCTCTCGGCTGCCTCCACAATAAGGGAACCGACAACTTCAACGTCCGTGTCATCACAAGAAACGGCAACATCACAGCGGCTGAGAACCAGGCCATCGCCGCGGCAGCCGAGAAATATGGCAGCGGCCGCATCGCCATGACGACGCGTCTTACTATGGAAATCATCGGTGTTCCCTACGGAAACATCGACGCGCTCCGCGAGGATCTGGCAGATGCCGGCTTAGAGACGGGCGGCACCGGCTCCAAGGTGCGTCCGGTTGTGGCCTGCAAGGGAACCACCTGCCAGTACGGACTTCTGGATTCCTATGCGCTGTCCGACAAGATCCACGAGATCTTCTACCATGGCTACGCCGGCGTAAAGCTTCCGCATAAGTTCAAAATTGCGGTCGGCGGCTGCCCCAACAACTGCGTAAAGCCGAACCTTAACGATCTAGGTATCGTCGGCCAGAGAATCCCGCAGTTCAACAGCGATCTCTGCCATGGCTGCAAGGTCTGCCAGGTTGAGGCGTCCTGCCCGATGAAGGCTTCTGCCGTCAAGGACGGAAAGCTTGTCATCGACGGCGAGAACTGCAACAACTGCGGACGCTGTGTCGGAAAGTGCCCGTTCCATGCACTTGACGAAGGCACCTACGGCTACAAGATCTACATCGGCGGCCGCTGGGGCAAGAGAGTGGCTCACGGCCATGCTTTAAGCCCGGTATTCTCCACCGAGGAAGAAGTCCTCTCCATCATCGAGAAGGCCATCCTCTTATTCCGCGAACAGGGCGAGACCGGCGAGCGCTTCGCCGACACCATCGAGCGCCTTGGCTTCGAGAATGTGGAAAAACAGCTCTTATCCGACGACATCTTAAAGAGACGCGACGAGATTATCGGCGCACAGCTTCACCTTGTGGGCGGTGCAACCTGCTAA
- a CDS encoding gamma-glutamyltransferase family protein, protein MEFQFDPLTYRYPSRRTVTYGARGMVCAAQPLAAQAGLDIIKQGGNAFDGILAAAACMMLTEPMSCNMGGDGFAILCHEGKLYGLNASGPAPMLLSIDALKAAGHTEMPRLGWGAVTVPGVTSGWAEINRRFGRLPLTEILKPAISYARDGFPVAPVASRLWKNAWRNLKRETPEEHFNTWAEVFAPDGHAPEAGTLFKAPAFAETLEELARTNCESFYRGAIADEIDAFSKKTGGYIRKDDLAAYHAEWVEPITTNYRGFDVWELPPNGHGLVVLMALNILEGFDLSGGHENPEVLHRIIESLKLAFADGKRYISDPKAMKTEVKRLLSKEYAEKRRALIGKEAMDPMAGDPYCGDTVYLCAADGEGNMISYIQSTFAGFGSGISLPGTGIVFQNRGNGFTMDETMDNCVAPGKRPYHTIIPGFLTKDGKPLGPFGVMGGFMQPQGHLQVLTNMIDFHMNPQEALDAPRFMWTKGKEIQLEHGFGAPLIDILSRREHQIQVPSANIMLGRGQIILRSGEGVLCGASEPRTDGMAAAW, encoded by the coding sequence ATGGAATTTCAGTTTGATCCCCTTACCTACCGCTACCCGTCGCGGCGCACGGTGACGTACGGCGCACGCGGCATGGTCTGCGCGGCGCAGCCCCTGGCGGCCCAGGCCGGCCTCGATATCATTAAGCAGGGCGGGAACGCCTTCGACGGCATCCTGGCGGCAGCCGCCTGCATGATGCTCACGGAGCCCATGTCCTGCAACATGGGCGGCGACGGCTTTGCCATCCTCTGTCACGAGGGAAAGCTTTACGGCTTAAACGCCAGCGGCCCGGCCCCCATGCTTTTAAGCATCGACGCCTTAAAGGCCGCCGGACACACGGAAATGCCGCGGCTTGGCTGGGGCGCCGTCACCGTACCAGGCGTCACCTCCGGCTGGGCCGAAATCAACCGCCGCTTCGGCCGCCTTCCGCTCACCGAAATCCTGAAACCTGCCATCTCCTATGCCAGGGACGGCTTCCCGGTGGCTCCCGTGGCGTCAAGGCTCTGGAAAAATGCCTGGCGGAATTTAAAGAGGGAAACGCCGGAAGAGCATTTTAACACCTGGGCCGAGGTTTTTGCGCCGGACGGGCATGCGCCGGAGGCCGGAACGCTTTTTAAGGCCCCCGCCTTTGCCGAAACTTTAGAAGAGCTTGCCCGGACAAACTGTGAGTCCTTCTACCGCGGCGCCATCGCCGACGAAATCGACGCGTTTTCCAAAAAGACCGGCGGTTATATCAGAAAGGACGACCTGGCTGCTTACCATGCCGAATGGGTGGAGCCCATCACCACAAACTACCGCGGCTTCGATGTCTGGGAGCTTCCGCCGAACGGCCACGGACTTGTCGTCTTGATGGCGCTCAACATTTTAGAGGGCTTTGACCTTTCCGGCGGCCATGAAAATCCTGAGGTACTCCATCGGATCATCGAGTCCTTAAAGCTGGCCTTTGCCGACGGGAAACGATACATCTCTGACCCGAAGGCCATGAAAACCGAGGTAAAACGCCTGCTTTCCAAAGAATACGCCGAAAAGCGGCGGGCCTTAATCGGGAAAGAGGCCATGGATCCCATGGCAGGCGACCCCTACTGCGGCGACACGGTCTATCTCTGCGCTGCCGACGGCGAGGGGAACATGATCAGCTACATCCAGTCCACCTTTGCCGGCTTCGGCTCCGGAATCTCCCTCCCCGGGACAGGCATCGTCTTCCAGAACCGCGGCAACGGCTTCACCATGGACGAAACCATGGATAACTGCGTAGCGCCGGGCAAACGCCCCTACCACACCATCATCCCCGGCTTCCTCACAAAGGACGGAAAGCCTCTCGGCCCCTTCGGCGTCATGGGCGGCTTCATGCAGCCCCAGGGACATCTCCAGGTGCTCACCAACATGATCGACTTTCACATGAATCCCCAGGAGGCCCTCGACGCCCCGCGGTTCATGTGGACAAAGGGAAAGGAAATCCAGTTAGAGCACGGCTTCGGCGCGCCTCTCATCGACATCCTCTCCCGGCGGGAGCACCAGATCCAGGTGCCGTCCGCAAACATCATGCTGGGCCGCGGCCAGATTATTTTAAGGAGCGGGGAAGGCGTCCTCTGCGGCGCTTCGGAGCCGCGAACCGACGGAATGGCAGCCGCCTGGTAA
- a CDS encoding YfcC family protein gives MEKQKKKFQLPSTCALLFMLTIFAAILTWVIPAGEFDTEQIDGTTRAIAGTYHAIEQSPQGPWAVLEATITGFTKSSTAVLMVMVMFIGAAVHLLQKTGAIEIAFKSIASGGKQANDYVIAFVLMLFMTIGGACGVFANPTVALVPIGIILSQAIGLDAAAGMMLVYLGAYSGFNIGWANPSTLGVAHPIAELPVFSGMGVRVFIHVINFIMTYVFVVMYMKRIRKDPTKSLNYEPGLKTSQFMGLQDEGNTDALNGRLNVGQIIALASTLAAIVVVVIGSVQFGWGNSQFAAVFFLVAVIIGLTNGYGVNGTTKEFITGASKMVNAAFIIGFANAISVVLTNGQILNTIVYYLSLPLSQVGPVLGANLMMVINTAINLFIPSGSGQAAVVMPLMVPTADLTGITRQVAVQAYQFGAGFADCIIPTAGTLMGSLGIAGISYNKWVKSYAPLLILQFVFSIIMLTVLQTIGWTGV, from the coding sequence ATGGAAAAACAGAAAAAGAAATTCCAGCTTCCCAGTACATGTGCCCTGCTCTTCATGCTGACGATCTTCGCCGCTATCCTGACCTGGGTCATTCCAGCAGGCGAGTTCGACACAGAGCAGATTGACGGCACTACCCGTGCCATCGCCGGCACCTATCACGCTATCGAACAGAGTCCGCAGGGGCCCTGGGCTGTACTCGAAGCGACGATTACAGGCTTCACAAAATCCAGCACAGCCGTCCTGATGGTTATGGTTATGTTTATCGGTGCCGCCGTCCATCTTCTTCAGAAAACCGGTGCCATTGAAATCGCATTTAAGAGCATCGCAAGCGGCGGAAAACAGGCTAATGACTATGTAATCGCCTTTGTACTCATGCTGTTCATGACCATCGGCGGCGCATGCGGCGTTTTCGCAAATCCGACGGTTGCCCTTGTTCCCATCGGAATCATTCTTTCTCAGGCTATCGGATTGGATGCGGCTGCCGGAATGATGTTAGTGTATCTGGGAGCATACTCTGGTTTTAATATTGGCTGGGCAAACCCGTCTACTCTTGGCGTCGCACATCCGATTGCTGAGCTTCCTGTTTTCTCCGGTATGGGTGTCCGCGTTTTCATCCATGTTATCAACTTCATCATGACATATGTTTTTGTCGTTATGTACATGAAGAGAATCCGCAAGGATCCGACCAAAAGCCTTAATTATGAGCCTGGCCTTAAAACTTCCCAGTTCATGGGACTGCAGGATGAGGGCAACACAGATGCCCTGAATGGACGTCTTAATGTCGGCCAGATCATCGCCCTTGCCTCCACGCTGGCCGCCATCGTTGTCGTTGTAATCGGTTCCGTTCAGTTTGGATGGGGCAACTCCCAGTTTGCAGCCGTATTCTTCCTTGTTGCCGTTATCATCGGTCTCACAAATGGCTATGGTGTCAACGGAACAACCAAGGAATTTATTACCGGCGCTTCCAAGATGGTAAATGCTGCTTTTATCATTGGCTTTGCCAACGCAATTTCTGTCGTACTTACTAACGGGCAGATTCTGAATACGATTGTTTACTACCTGTCTCTGCCGCTTTCTCAGGTTGGCCCTGTGTTAGGTGCAAACCTGATGATGGTCATAAATACGGCCATCAACCTGTTTATCCCGTCCGGCTCCGGCCAGGCTGCGGTCGTTATGCCTTTAATGGTTCCGACTGCCGACCTTACGGGAATTACCCGTCAGGTAGCAGTTCAGGCTTACCAGTTCGGCGCAGGTTTTGCTGATTGTATCATCCCGACGGCCGGTACCCTGATGGGCAGCCTTGGTATCGCGGGAATCTCCTACAACAAGTGGGTTAAGAGCTATGCTCCGCTTCTCATCCTTCAGTTTGTATTTTCTATCATTATGCTGACGGTTCTTCAGACCATCGGCTGGACAGGTGTCTAA
- a CDS encoding amidohydrolase, translating into METKELVLKYADDMAAVRRHIHQHPELSHQEFATTALIKEKLAEYGVEIAEIGLETGVVGILRGGKPGKTVAIREDIDALPMAELTGLPFASEVEGVCHSCGHDIHTTTLLYCARVLSEIKDELAGNVVFLFQPAEENGTGAKYMVEKGALNVIKPDVFIGLHVSPEYDAGSIGLKKGPANASCDVFSIKISGKGGHGAHPENCIDPIAISAYVLAQLQTVISRENHPVYPAVMTIGSIHGGKAPNVIPDFVEMSGTLRSLNADSRAAMQNAIDRIVKSCSEAMRGQGEVTWNKGMPPLVNDESVIDGLRAAAEKTIGADHIVTVPNPSLGSEDFSYMFPEYGPGAQFRLGSGNNEDPNTRHGLHNSKNVFDEKCLAAGASVLIQYVRDFLK; encoded by the coding sequence ATGGAAACTAAAGAACTCGTATTAAAATATGCAGATGACATGGCTGCTGTCCGCAGGCATATTCACCAGCATCCGGAACTAAGCCATCAGGAATTTGCCACCACGGCACTTATCAAAGAGAAGCTGGCAGAATACGGTGTGGAAATTGCTGAAATCGGCCTGGAGACCGGCGTTGTCGGAATCCTGCGCGGCGGAAAGCCGGGAAAAACGGTTGCCATCCGCGAAGACATCGACGCACTGCCCATGGCAGAGCTCACAGGTCTCCCGTTTGCTTCCGAAGTGGAGGGAGTCTGCCACTCCTGCGGCCATGATATTCATACCACAACGCTTTTATACTGCGCCAGAGTGCTGTCCGAAATCAAGGACGAACTGGCAGGAAATGTGGTTTTCCTGTTCCAGCCGGCCGAGGAGAACGGCACCGGCGCCAAATATATGGTAGAGAAAGGCGCCCTGAACGTGATAAAGCCCGACGTTTTCATCGGCCTTCACGTATCGCCGGAATATGACGCCGGCTCCATCGGCCTCAAAAAAGGCCCGGCCAACGCTTCCTGCGACGTCTTCTCCATCAAAATCAGCGGAAAAGGCGGCCACGGCGCCCATCCGGAAAACTGCATCGACCCCATCGCCATCAGCGCGTATGTCCTCGCACAGCTCCAGACGGTTATTTCCCGTGAGAACCACCCGGTTTACCCGGCCGTCATGACTATCGGCAGCATCCACGGCGGAAAGGCGCCAAACGTCATCCCGGATTTCGTGGAGATGAGCGGTACCTTAAGAAGCTTAAACGCCGACAGCCGCGCAGCCATGCAGAATGCCATCGACCGCATCGTAAAATCCTGCTCAGAGGCCATGAGAGGCCAGGGCGAGGTTACATGGAACAAGGGAATGCCGCCGCTTGTAAACGATGAAAGCGTCATCGACGGACTCCGCGCCGCCGCAGAAAAGACCATCGGCGCAGACCACATCGTGACGGTTCCGAACCCGTCCCTTGGCTCTGAGGACTTCTCCTACATGTTCCCGGAGTACGGCCCCGGCGCACAGTTCCGCTTAGGTTCCGGAAACAACGAAGATCCCAACACAAGACACGGCCTTCACAACTCGAAGAATGTGTTCGACGAAAAATGCCTGGCCGCAGGCGCCTCCGTGCTGATTCAGTACGTCCGCGACTTTTTGAAGTAA
- a CDS encoding bifunctional (p)ppGpp synthetase/guanosine-3',5'-bis(diphosphate) 3'-pyrophosphohydrolase has protein sequence MEENKLKEIVTELEAPADFTSPEVLYDELVASIKRYHPSDDLSMIQKAYEIARDAHKDQKRKSGEPYIIHPLCVAIILSDLELDKETIIAGILHDVVEDTVLTDEEITKLFGAEVALLVDGVTKLTQLSWSADKVEIQAENLRKMFLAMAKDIRVILIKLADRLHNMRTLQYMKPEKQKEKARETIEIYSPLADRLGISRIKIELDDLALKYLEPEAYKDLEEKIALTKDARQAFINDIIREVKNHMTNAEIKCEVEGRVKHFFSIYKKMTNQHKTLDQIYDIFAVRIIVDTVKDCYAALGVIHEMYKPIPGRFKDYIAMPKPNMYQSLHTTLIGTNGQPFEIQIRTFEMHRTAEFGIAAHWKYKESGSGTVAAGDEEKKLSWLRQILEWQKDMSDNKEFLSLLKSDLDLFADSVYCFTPTGDVKNLPSGSTPIDFAYSIHSAVGNKMVGARVNGKLVNIDYVLQNGDRVEIMTSQNSKGPSRDWLAIVKSTQAKNKINNWFKQELKADNIIRGREMIDRYCKAKGINYADISKPEFMEKVMKRYAYKDWDSVLASIGHGGLKEGQVINKMVEEREKKLKREVTDATILDSLGDSNRPEVVPIAGKSKSGIVVKGIHDLAVKFAKCCSPVPGDEIVGFVTRGRGVTIHRTDCINILNLPELERARLIDAEWQAPENDQGQAKYSTEIQIFANNRIGMFVDISKIFTERQIDVTNMNARVNKQGKATITMSFDTHGIEELNSLMDKVRQIEGVLDIQRTAG, from the coding sequence ATGGAAGAAAATAAATTGAAAGAAATTGTGACGGAGCTGGAAGCTCCGGCGGATTTTACAAGCCCGGAGGTACTTTATGACGAGCTTGTTGCCAGCATAAAAAGATATCATCCTTCGGATGACCTGTCCATGATCCAGAAGGCATATGAGATTGCCAGAGATGCCCATAAGGATCAGAAGCGTAAATCCGGGGAGCCGTATATTATCCACCCGCTCTGCGTTGCCATTATCCTGTCGGATCTGGAGCTTGACAAAGAGACGATCATTGCCGGTATCCTGCATGACGTGGTGGAGGACACGGTTTTGACTGATGAGGAGATCACAAAGCTCTTCGGCGCTGAGGTGGCTCTTCTCGTGGACGGCGTTACCAAGCTGACACAGCTCTCCTGGTCGGCCGACAAGGTGGAGATTCAGGCAGAAAACTTAAGAAAGATGTTCCTCGCCATGGCAAAGGACATCCGTGTCATCTTAATTAAACTGGCTGACCGTCTTCACAACATGCGGACGCTTCAATATATGAAGCCGGAAAAACAGAAGGAAAAGGCCAGGGAAACCATCGAGATCTACTCGCCCCTTGCCGACCGACTTGGTATTTCCAGGATCAAGATTGAGCTTGACGATCTGGCGCTCAAATACCTGGAACCGGAGGCGTACAAAGACCTTGAGGAAAAGATTGCCCTGACAAAAGATGCCAGGCAGGCTTTCATCAATGACATTATCCGTGAAGTAAAAAATCACATGACAAACGCCGAGATCAAGTGCGAGGTGGAAGGCCGGGTCAAGCATTTCTTCAGTATCTATAAAAAGATGACGAACCAGCACAAGACGCTGGATCAGATTTACGATATTTTTGCCGTGCGGATCATCGTGGACACGGTCAAGGACTGCTATGCAGCCCTCGGTGTGATCCATGAAATGTATAAGCCGATCCCGGGCCGGTTTAAGGATTACATTGCCATGCCGAAGCCGAATATGTACCAGTCCTTACATACGACGCTCATCGGCACCAACGGCCAGCCCTTTGAGATCCAGATCCGTACCTTTGAGATGCACCGCACCGCGGAATTCGGTATCGCGGCCCACTGGAAGTACAAGGAGAGCGGCAGCGGAACGGTTGCGGCAGGCGACGAGGAAAAGAAATTAAGCTGGCTGCGCCAGATCCTCGAATGGCAGAAGGACATGTCCGACAACAAGGAGTTCTTGAGCCTGTTAAAGAGCGACCTCGACCTGTTCGCCGACAGCGTGTACTGCTTTACGCCCACCGGCGACGTGAAAAACCTGCCGAGCGGCTCCACGCCCATCGACTTTGCCTACTCGATCCACAGCGCCGTCGGAAACAAGATGGTTGGCGCCAGGGTGAACGGAAAGCTCGTCAACATTGACTACGTGCTCCAGAACGGCGACCGTGTGGAGATCATGACCTCCCAGAATTCCAAAGGCCCGAGCCGCGACTGGCTCGCCATTGTAAAGAGCACCCAGGCGAAGAATAAGATCAACAACTGGTTCAAACAGGAATTAAAGGCCGACAATATCATCCGCGGCCGTGAGATGATCGACCGTTACTGCAAGGCCAAGGGCATCAACTACGCTGATATCAGCAAGCCGGAATTCATGGAAAAGGTCATGAAACGGTACGCCTACAAGGACTGGGATTCTGTCCTCGCCTCCATCGGCCACGGCGGCTTGAAAGAGGGCCAGGTCATCAACAAGATGGTGGAAGAGCGGGAGAAGAAGCTAAAGCGCGAGGTGACAGACGCCACCATCCTCGACAGTCTCGGCGACAGCAACCGCCCGGAAGTCGTGCCGATTGCTGGAAAGTCCAAGAGCGGCATCGTTGTGAAGGGGATTCACGATCTGGCGGTAAAATTTGCCAAGTGCTGCAGCCCGGTACCGGGCGACGAGATCGTCGGCTTTGTCACGAGGGGCCGTGGGGTTACGATCCACCGCACAGACTGTATCAATATCCTGAATCTTCCGGAGTTGGAGCGTGCCAGACTCATCGACGCAGAGTGGCAGGCGCCGGAAAACGACCAGGGACAGGCGAAATACTCCACAGAAATCCAGATTTTTGCCAACAACAGGATCGGCATGTTCGTGGATATCTCGAAGATTTTCACCGAGCGTCAGATTGACGTGACAAACATGAATGCCCGCGTCAACAAGCAGGGGAAGGCGACGATCACCATGTCCTTTGATACCCACGGAATCGAAGAACTAAACAGCCTGATGGATAAAGTAAGACAGATCGAGGGCGTCCTGGATATCCAGCGTACGGCAGGGTAA
- a CDS encoding MBL fold metallo-hydrolase, with protein MSEIRVKTLVVGLVSTNCYLVYNEETKRAVIVDPGDGADVISSGLKNLGLRPEAILLTHGHFDHMMAADDLRKEWGVPVYAAEKELVILEDGEKNLVENYYGKPYSLVPDKTVREGDVLELAGFSFKVFETPGHTIGSCCYYIEKEEVLFAGDTIFHMSYGRTDLPTGSGKSIAYSVNRLLKELPDDVMVYPGHMDPTTIGFEKKYNPLARLKL; from the coding sequence ATGAGCGAGATTCGTGTAAAGACACTCGTGGTAGGGCTGGTGTCCACCAACTGCTACCTTGTTTACAATGAGGAGACAAAACGGGCCGTAATCGTGGATCCCGGCGACGGGGCAGACGTGATTTCTTCGGGGCTTAAGAACCTGGGCCTTAGGCCGGAGGCGATCCTTTTGACCCACGGCCATTTCGATCACATGATGGCGGCCGATGACCTGCGGAAAGAGTGGGGCGTGCCGGTTTATGCTGCGGAGAAAGAGCTGGTGATTTTAGAGGACGGCGAGAAAAATCTGGTGGAAAATTATTACGGGAAGCCCTATTCCCTCGTGCCGGATAAGACGGTGCGGGAGGGCGATGTTTTAGAGCTGGCCGGCTTTTCCTTCAAGGTTTTTGAGACGCCGGGACATACCATCGGCTCCTGCTGTTACTACATCGAAAAAGAAGAAGTCCTCTTTGCCGGCGACACGATTTTCCACATGTCTTACGGCCGGACGGATCTTCCGACGGGCAGCGGCAAGTCCATTGCCTACTCGGTGAACCGGCTGTTAAAGGAGCTTCCGGACGACGTGATGGTTTACCCTGGCCATATGGATCCGACTACCATCGGCTTTGAGAAAAAATACAATCCTCTTGCGAGGCTGAAGCTATGA